The following coding sequences are from one Rhipicephalus microplus isolate Deutch F79 chromosome 3, USDA_Rmic, whole genome shotgun sequence window:
- the LOC119160107 gene encoding uncharacterized protein LOC119160107 isoform X2: MAESGSVAAVDASTSKSLRLRLQDSRRSWFTLAMCMVMAHTATIGNRSQGAMYVGIREHFGASHGEASLPPSLQSSLCLVGGIFTGFLCEVIPMRYMSLGSSLLLSLALMVCYFGLTVSFISFFFGVVHGLAANGMFVVTSVVVGEYFVRWRATAYALSAAAKSSHFLTPFVANHIRVHYGTPEIFLLLGALSLNGFVAALLVRTPPWRLHLKSKDAGLARLKSGASKEHSSTSVKDENTDATLQGVNNSTTADVAFTTEPLLEEVPLDHEECGSYHTPSGPEISFQEHSVPVTAANSCKVSNTCSKAKIMVDERPVVIFSASPTLWSNIIAFLRRSANTLSRIDWKVLVSPLFLFDTLSFSLQNYVLSNFVLLYLDMALECGVEASFASYFLLAFNVTVVLSSLVSGFVIDRRVLSMNATMILGFCGNAASCEGLAWSRSGGQLLACAVVQGLSCGAMVTVVCPVIIRDFGSERLPLVIGGCHTVMGAVLLARPSLIGYFKDVLGSYVGIQHTFASLNAFLAILWMIRLLWPKCPNCA, encoded by the exons ATGGCAGAATCAGGGTCGGTCGCTGCAGTGGACGCCAGCACCAGCAAGTCTCTGCGGCTTCGCCTTCAAGACAGCCGCAGAAGTTGGTTCACACTGGCAATGTGCATGGTTATGGCCCACACTGCGACCATAGGAAACCGTTCACAAGGCGCCATGTACGTCGGCATACGAGAACACTTCGGGGCCAGCCACGGAGAGGCATCGTTGCCGCCTTCACTGCAGTCTTCCCTCTGCCTGGTTGGAG GAATTTTCACGGGATTCCTGTGTGAGGTGATTCCAATGCGGTACATGTCTCTGGGCAGCTCCCTCCTCTTGTCCCTGGCACTCATGGTGTGCTACTTCGGCCTCACGGTGTCCTTCATCTCATTCTTCTTCGGGGTAGTACATG GGCTGGCAGCCAATGGTATGTTCGTGGTCACGTCTGTGGTGGTGGGCGAGTACTTCGTTCGCTGGAGAGCCACGGCGTACGCCTTGTCCGCTGCAGCCAAAAGTTCGCACTTCCTGACTCCATTCGTGGCCAACCACATCCGCGTGCACTACGGCACGCCCGAGATATTCCTGCTGTTGGGTGCCCTGTCACTGAACGGATTCGTGGCTGCTCTCCTCGTGAGGACACCGCCGTGGAGACTGCATCTTAAAAGCAAGGACGCCGGGCTCGCTCGACTCAAATCTGGGGCAAGCAAGGAACATAGCTCAACAAGCGTTAAAGATGAGAATACAGATGCCACACTACAGGGAGTGAACAACTCTACGACTGCTGATGTTGCATTTACTACTGAACCTTTGCTAGAGGAGGTTCCGCTAGATCATGAAGAATGTGGGTCGTACCACACTCCTAGTGGCCCCGAGATTTCTTTTCAAGAACATAGCGTACCTGTCACAGCCGCGAACTCGTGTAAGGTATCAAACACATGTTCCAAGGCAAAAATCATGGTAGATGAACGTCCTGttgttatcttttctgcgtccccAACATTATGGAGCAATATAATCGCATTCTTAAGGAGATCTGCCAATACATTATCGAGAATTGACTGGAAGGTCCTCGTCTCACCTCTGTTTCTGTTCGACACTCTGTCATTTTCCCTTCAAAACTACGTCTTATCAAATTTCGTTCTTCTTTACTTGGACATGGCACTCGAGTGTGGCGTAGAAGCCAGCTTCGCGAGTTACTTTCTCCTTGCGTTCAATGTCACTGTGGTTCTGAGTTCTCTTGTCAGCGGCTTTGTCATAGATAGACGCGTGTTGTCTATGAACGCCACGATGATTCTGGGCTTCTGTGGCAACGCGGCGTCCTGCGAGGGCCTCGCGTGGTCCCGTTCCGGAGGTCAGCTCCTGGCCTGCGCCGTCGTTCAGGGCCTAAGCTGTGGAGCGATGGTTACCGTTGTATGCCCCGTTATCATTAGGGACTTCGGCAGCGAGAGACTTCCCCTCGTGATCGGCGGATGCCATACGGTCATGGGAGCCGTGCTGCTCGCAAGACCGTCACTCATAG
- the LOC119160107 gene encoding uncharacterized protein LOC119160107 isoform X1, with product MHFISIHLSYKNAATCSREIMAESGSVAAVDASTSKSLRLRLQDSRRSWFTLAMCMVMAHTATIGNRSQGAMYVGIREHFGASHGEASLPPSLQSSLCLVGGIFTGFLCEVIPMRYMSLGSSLLLSLALMVCYFGLTVSFISFFFGVVHGLAANGMFVVTSVVVGEYFVRWRATAYALSAAAKSSHFLTPFVANHIRVHYGTPEIFLLLGALSLNGFVAALLVRTPPWRLHLKSKDAGLARLKSGASKEHSSTSVKDENTDATLQGVNNSTTADVAFTTEPLLEEVPLDHEECGSYHTPSGPEISFQEHSVPVTAANSCKVSNTCSKAKIMVDERPVVIFSASPTLWSNIIAFLRRSANTLSRIDWKVLVSPLFLFDTLSFSLQNYVLSNFVLLYLDMALECGVEASFASYFLLAFNVTVVLSSLVSGFVIDRRVLSMNATMILGFCGNAASCEGLAWSRSGGQLLACAVVQGLSCGAMVTVVCPVIIRDFGSERLPLVIGGCHTVMGAVLLARPSLIGYFKDVLGSYVGIQHTFASLNAFLAILWMIRLLWPKCPNCA from the exons ATGCATTTTATCTCTATCCATCTCTCTTATAAGAACGCAGCTACATGCAGCCGAGAAATCATGGCAGAATCAGGGTCGGTCGCTGCAGTGGACGCCAGCACCAGCAAGTCTCTGCGGCTTCGCCTTCAAGACAGCCGCAGAAGTTGGTTCACACTGGCAATGTGCATGGTTATGGCCCACACTGCGACCATAGGAAACCGTTCACAAGGCGCCATGTACGTCGGCATACGAGAACACTTCGGGGCCAGCCACGGAGAGGCATCGTTGCCGCCTTCACTGCAGTCTTCCCTCTGCCTGGTTGGAG GAATTTTCACGGGATTCCTGTGTGAGGTGATTCCAATGCGGTACATGTCTCTGGGCAGCTCCCTCCTCTTGTCCCTGGCACTCATGGTGTGCTACTTCGGCCTCACGGTGTCCTTCATCTCATTCTTCTTCGGGGTAGTACATG GGCTGGCAGCCAATGGTATGTTCGTGGTCACGTCTGTGGTGGTGGGCGAGTACTTCGTTCGCTGGAGAGCCACGGCGTACGCCTTGTCCGCTGCAGCCAAAAGTTCGCACTTCCTGACTCCATTCGTGGCCAACCACATCCGCGTGCACTACGGCACGCCCGAGATATTCCTGCTGTTGGGTGCCCTGTCACTGAACGGATTCGTGGCTGCTCTCCTCGTGAGGACACCGCCGTGGAGACTGCATCTTAAAAGCAAGGACGCCGGGCTCGCTCGACTCAAATCTGGGGCAAGCAAGGAACATAGCTCAACAAGCGTTAAAGATGAGAATACAGATGCCACACTACAGGGAGTGAACAACTCTACGACTGCTGATGTTGCATTTACTACTGAACCTTTGCTAGAGGAGGTTCCGCTAGATCATGAAGAATGTGGGTCGTACCACACTCCTAGTGGCCCCGAGATTTCTTTTCAAGAACATAGCGTACCTGTCACAGCCGCGAACTCGTGTAAGGTATCAAACACATGTTCCAAGGCAAAAATCATGGTAGATGAACGTCCTGttgttatcttttctgcgtccccAACATTATGGAGCAATATAATCGCATTCTTAAGGAGATCTGCCAATACATTATCGAGAATTGACTGGAAGGTCCTCGTCTCACCTCTGTTTCTGTTCGACACTCTGTCATTTTCCCTTCAAAACTACGTCTTATCAAATTTCGTTCTTCTTTACTTGGACATGGCACTCGAGTGTGGCGTAGAAGCCAGCTTCGCGAGTTACTTTCTCCTTGCGTTCAATGTCACTGTGGTTCTGAGTTCTCTTGTCAGCGGCTTTGTCATAGATAGACGCGTGTTGTCTATGAACGCCACGATGATTCTGGGCTTCTGTGGCAACGCGGCGTCCTGCGAGGGCCTCGCGTGGTCCCGTTCCGGAGGTCAGCTCCTGGCCTGCGCCGTCGTTCAGGGCCTAAGCTGTGGAGCGATGGTTACCGTTGTATGCCCCGTTATCATTAGGGACTTCGGCAGCGAGAGACTTCCCCTCGTGATCGGCGGATGCCATACGGTCATGGGAGCCGTGCTGCTCGCAAGACCGTCACTCATAG